The following are encoded together in the Blattabacterium cuenoti BPAA genome:
- a CDS encoding alpha/beta fold hydrolase translates to MILHSRIYGSGSPILVFHGLFGNGDNWISFARKFENNYQIHLLDMRNHGKSFISEKMNYDIISKDILEYVYYYGLNHPILLGHSMGGRAVMKFSIKYPTIPKKIIIVDISPKAYIDSNQKKLIHILKKVDFNIIHTRKDLDLFLKKWISDLKIRSFFSKCTQKQKNGKLCFHFSLLNIEKNYDFLIRQEIKNGLYYGSTLFLRGEYSNYILDKDHNNIRKLFPKSKIWTVRKSDHWIHIDNPIDFYEKINVFLNET, encoded by the coding sequence ATGATACTGCATTCTAGAATTTACGGTTCTGGTTCTCCCATTTTAGTTTTTCATGGATTGTTTGGAAATGGAGATAATTGGATTTCTTTTGCTAGGAAATTTGAAAACAATTATCAAATTCATCTATTGGATATGAGAAATCATGGAAAAAGTTTCATTTCCGAAAAAATGAATTACGATATTATATCAAAAGATATATTAGAATATGTCTATTATTATGGATTAAATCATCCTATATTATTGGGACATTCTATGGGAGGAAGGGCCGTAATGAAGTTCTCTATAAAGTATCCTACGATTCCAAAAAAAATTATAATTGTGGATATTAGTCCTAAGGCTTACATAGATTCCAATCAAAAAAAATTAATTCACATTTTAAAAAAAGTGGATTTCAATATTATTCACACTAGAAAAGATCTTGATCTATTTTTAAAAAAATGGATTTCTGATCTAAAGATCAGGTCATTTTTTTCTAAATGTACTCAAAAACAAAAAAATGGAAAACTATGTTTCCATTTTTCTTTATTGAATATTGAAAAAAATTATGATTTTTTAATTCGTCAAGAAATAAAAAATGGTTTATATTATGGTTCTACACTATTTTTGCGAGGAGAGTATTCTAATTATATTCTTGATAAAGATCATAATAATATACGGAAGCTATTTCCAAAATCTAAAATTTGGACTGTGAGAAAATCTGATCATTGGATACATATAGACAACCCCATAGATTTTTACGAAAAAATCAATGTTTTTTTAAACGAAACATAA
- a CDS encoding pyridoxine 5'-phosphate synthase codes for MVRLSVNLNKIAILRNARGGNIPNVVQVAIDVQKFGCHGITIHPRPDERHITYKDVYDISSVISTELNVEGNPTEKFMKLVLDVKPTQVTLVPDSEYAITSNSGWNTFLYQDFLTGKIKTLKDYGIRTSIFLDPKPELVSYASKTGADRVELYTGPFSIGYANKKWNCIDPYVNTAKMVVFHHMSINAGHDLNLDNISFLIEKIPNLSEVSIGHALIIESIYMGLENTIQSYLKRLCKVKKNIKK; via the coding sequence ATGGTAAGATTAAGTGTTAATTTAAACAAGATAGCTATATTAAGAAATGCAAGAGGAGGGAATATCCCCAATGTTGTTCAAGTTGCAATAGATGTTCAGAAATTTGGATGCCATGGGATTACTATACATCCACGTCCTGATGAAAGACATATTACATATAAGGATGTATATGACATAAGTTCTGTAATTTCAACAGAATTGAACGTAGAAGGAAATCCTACTGAAAAATTTATGAAACTAGTATTAGATGTGAAACCAACACAAGTTACTTTAGTTCCTGATTCTGAGTACGCAATAACGTCAAATTCTGGGTGGAATACTTTTTTATATCAGGATTTTTTGACTGGTAAAATTAAAACACTAAAAGATTATGGAATTCGGACTTCTATTTTTTTAGATCCGAAACCAGAACTGGTTTCATATGCCTCTAAAACGGGAGCGGATAGGGTAGAATTATATACTGGACCTTTTTCCATAGGATATGCGAATAAAAAATGGAATTGCATTGATCCATATGTTAATACAGCGAAAATGGTTGTGTTTCATCATATGTCAATTAATGCTGGACATGATTTAAATTTAGATAATATTTCTTTTTTAATTGAAAAAATACCAAATTTATCAGAGGTGTCAATTGGACATGCTTTAATTATCGAATCTATATATATGGGACTAGAAAATACAATACAGAGTTATTTGAAAAGACTTTGTAAAGTAAAAAAAAATATAAAAAAATGA